In one window of Erinaceus europaeus chromosome 17, mEriEur2.1, whole genome shotgun sequence DNA:
- the LOC103109999 gene encoding olfactory receptor 4C45-like — protein sequence MLITQVGSMERMKNVTEFILLGLTQNPDLQKILLPVLFVTYLMTLAGNLLISITIFISPALGSPMYFFLSSLSMIDGFYSSSITPKMIFDLISGKNTVSFNGCMTQLFAEHLFAGAEIVLLIAMAYDRYVAICKPLYYLTIMSQPVCTFLLGISGIIGFVHASIQLLFILQLPFCGPNVIDHFLCDLMPLLRLACTDTHILGPLIAANSGSMCLFTFSMLVISYITILYSLRNHSSAGRRKALSTCSSHIVVIILFFVPCTFLYLRPMTILPIDKGVSVFYTLVTPMLNPLIYTLRNAEVKNVMKKFWGQKMRTKEK from the coding sequence ATGCTTATAACCCAAGTTGGATCAATGGAAAGGATGAAGAATGTAACTGAATTTATCTTACTGGGGCTGACCCAGAACCCAGACCTACAGAAAATCTTACTTCCGGTACTTTTTGTAACCTACTTAATGACACTGGCAGGTAACCTGCTCATCTCCATCACCATCTTCATCAGCCCAGCCCTAGGCTCCCCcatgtacttttttctttcttctttgtccaTGATCGATGGTTTCTACTCTTCTTCCATAACCCCTAAGATGATCTTTGACTTGATTTCTGGAAAGAACACTGTATCTTTCAATGGCTGCATGACTCAGCTTTTTGCAGAACATTTATTTGCTGGAGCTGAGATCGTCTTGCTAATTgccatggcctatgaccgctatgtaGCCATCTGTAAGCCCTTGTACTACTTGACCATCATGAGCCAGCCTGTATGTACTTTTCTGCTTGGAATATCTGGGATTATAGGATTTGTCCATGCAAGTATCCAGCTTTTGTTTATACTTCAGTTACCATTCTGTGGCCCCAATGTCATTGACCATTTTCTATGTGATTTAATGCCTCTCCTGAGGCTAGCCTGTACAGATACTCACATATTAGGGCCCCTGATTGCTGCCAATAGTGGATCAatgtgtttgtttactttttctatGCTAGTTATTTCCTATATCACCATCCTGTACTCCTTGAGGAATCATAGCTCTGCAGGGCGTCGCAAAGCCCTGTCTACCTGTTCTTCTCATATTGTTGTTATCATCTTATTCTTTGTACCTTGTACATTTCTGTACCTGAGACCCATGACCATCTTACCCATAGACAAAGGTGTGAGTGTGTTTTACACCCTAGTCACTCCTATGTTGAATCCGTTAATCTACACCCTCAGAAATGCAGAGGTGAAAAATGTCATGAAAAAATTCTGGGGACAGAAAATGAGAACTAAAGAGAAGTAA
- the LOC103110000 gene encoding olfactory receptor 4C45-like has protein sequence MERVNNVTEFILLGLTQSRNLQKLLLPILFVIYFLTLACNLLISITIFISPALGSPMYFFLSYLSIVDALYSSFIVPKMIFDLISERNTISFNGCMTQLFSEHLLGGCEIILLVIMAYDRYVAICKPLHYMTIMRRNVCALLVGLAVVSGFLHGGIQVLFTIQLPFCGPNVIDHFTCDLVPILSLACTDTHILGPLIAANSGSMCLLIFSMLITSYIIILYSLRKHSSAGRRKALSTCASHITVVIFFFVPCIYLYLRPLSIFPIDKAVSVFYTLVSPMLNPLIYTLRNAEVKNAMKKLWGQVMKTKEK, from the coding sequence ATGGAAAGGGTGAACAATGTAACTGAATTCATCCTACTTGGTCTAACCCAGAGTCGGAACCTGCAGAAACTCTTGCTTCCTATACTATTTGTTATCTACTTTCTGACATTGGCATGTAACCTGCTCATCTCCATCACCATCTTCATCAGTCCAGCCCTGGGATCTCCCATGTacttttttctctcctatttGTCCATCGTAGATGCTTTATACTCATCCTTCATAGTACCCAAGATGATCTTTGACTTGATCTCTGAAAGGAACACCATATCCTTCAATGGCTGCATGACTCAGCTCTTTTCTGAACATTTACTGGGAGGATGTGAAATCATCTTGTTAGTTatcatggcctatgaccgctatgtaGCCATCTGTAAGCCCTTGCACTACATGACCATCATGAGGCGGAATGTGTGTGCCCTTCTGGTGGGGCTGGCTGTGGTTTCAGGGTTTCTTCATGGAGGAATCCAAGTTTTATTCACAATTCAACTACCGTTCTGTGGCCCCAATGTCATTGACCACTTTACATGTGACTTAGTACCAATACTGAGTTTAGCCTGTACAGATACACACATATTAGGACCTTTGATAGCTGCCAACAGTGGGTCAATGTGCTTACTTATCTTTTCCATGTTGATTACTTCTTATATCATCATCCTTTACTCCCTGAGGAAGCATAGCTCTGCTGGGCGCCGCAAAGCCCTGTCTACCTGTGCCTCTCACATCACCGTGGTCATCTTTTTCTTTGTACCTTGTATATATCTGTACTTGAGACCCTTAAGCATCTTTCCCATTGACAAAGCGGTGAGTGTGTTTTACACCCTAGTATCCCCCATGTTGAACCCTCTAATCTACACCCTCAGAAATGCAGAGGTGAAAAATGCTATGAAGAAACTTTGGGGGCAAGtaatgaaaacaaaagagaaataa